Proteins encoded within one genomic window of Sphingomonas cannabina:
- a CDS encoding class I adenylate-forming enzyme family protein, with translation MSIAQADALLTAPGTKFEMEAVDIRGVPTRVWKQTPPTLALLIMASQLHGDRVFTVYEGERVTYAANFKAVAHLAAKLQDMGVQKGDRVALAARNLPEWPTIFFAITSIGAICVPLNAWWTGGELEYGLADSGSKILFVDGERHERLKDCYERLPDLERVIVTRARGPLDGVASSLDELIGPTSAWPDLPQATLPQVELAPDDDATIFYTSGTTGHPKGALGTHRNICTNILSSGYSTARSALRRGEMPAQPEPRTVLTVIPLFHVTACSAALMGCVAVGNTLIFMRKWDPVLAMELIEREKVHLTGGVPTIAWQLLEHPDRHKYDLSSLESIAYGGAPSAPELVKRIYTEFGALPGNGWGMTETMATVTGHGAEDYLNRPTSCGPAVPVADLRIMTADDEAPRELPVGEVGELWAKGPMVVKGYWNKPEATAATFIDGWVRTGDLARLDEEGFCYIVDRAKDIIIRGGENIYSSEVEDVLYAHPAVTDAALIGVPHRTLGEEPVAVVHLAPGTQATEAELQQWVRDRLAAFKVPVAVRFVKDTLPRNANGKILKKELKAMFAGQEAA, from the coding sequence ATGAGCATCGCGCAGGCCGACGCGCTGCTCACTGCTCCGGGCACCAAGTTCGAGATGGAGGCGGTCGACATCCGCGGCGTGCCGACGCGGGTGTGGAAACAGACGCCGCCGACGCTGGCGCTGCTGATCATGGCGTCGCAGCTGCACGGCGACCGGGTCTTCACGGTGTATGAAGGCGAGCGGGTCACCTACGCCGCCAATTTCAAGGCGGTCGCGCATCTCGCCGCGAAGCTGCAGGACATGGGCGTGCAGAAGGGCGACCGGGTGGCGCTGGCGGCGCGCAACCTGCCCGAGTGGCCGACGATCTTCTTCGCGATCACCAGCATCGGCGCGATCTGCGTGCCGCTCAACGCGTGGTGGACAGGCGGCGAGCTCGAATATGGCCTGGCCGACTCGGGCTCGAAGATCCTGTTCGTCGATGGGGAGCGGCACGAGAGGCTCAAAGATTGTTACGAGCGGCTGCCCGACCTGGAGCGCGTGATCGTCACCCGGGCGCGCGGGCCGCTCGACGGCGTCGCCTCGTCGCTCGACGAGCTGATCGGCCCGACTTCGGCGTGGCCGGACCTGCCGCAGGCGACGCTGCCGCAGGTCGAGCTGGCGCCCGACGATGACGCCACCATCTTCTACACCAGCGGCACCACGGGACATCCCAAGGGTGCACTCGGCACCCACCGCAACATCTGCACCAACATCCTGTCGAGCGGCTATTCGACCGCACGCTCGGCGCTGAGGCGCGGCGAGATGCCGGCGCAGCCCGAGCCGCGCACGGTGCTGACGGTGATCCCGCTGTTCCACGTCACCGCGTGCAGCGCGGCGCTGATGGGCTGCGTCGCCGTCGGCAACACGCTGATCTTCATGCGCAAATGGGATCCGGTCCTGGCGATGGAGCTGATCGAGCGCGAGAAGGTCCACCTGACCGGCGGCGTGCCGACGATCGCCTGGCAGCTGCTGGAGCATCCCGATCGCCACAAGTACGACCTCTCCTCGCTCGAATCGATCGCCTATGGCGGCGCGCCCTCGGCGCCGGAGCTGGTGAAGCGCATCTACACCGAGTTCGGCGCGCTGCCGGGCAACGGCTGGGGCATGACCGAGACGATGGCGACCGTCACCGGCCATGGCGCCGAGGACTATCTCAACCGCCCGACGAGCTGCGGCCCGGCCGTACCGGTCGCCGACCTCAGGATCATGACCGCCGACGACGAGGCTCCCCGCGAGCTGCCGGTCGGCGAGGTCGGCGAGCTCTGGGCCAAGGGACCGATGGTGGTGAAGGGCTATTGGAACAAGCCGGAGGCGACCGCGGCGACCTTCATCGACGGCTGGGTGCGCACGGGCGACCTCGCGCGGCTCGACGAGGAAGGCTTCTGCTATATCGTCGACCGCGCCAAGGACATCATCATCCGCGGCGGCGAGAACATCTATTCATCCGAGGTGGAGGATGTGCTCTACGCGCATCCGGCAGTGACCGATGCGGCGCTGATCGGCGTGCCGCACCGCACGCTCGGCGAGGAGCCGGTGGCGGTGGTGCATCTGGCGCCGGGCACGCAGGCGACCGAGGCCGAGCTCCAGCAATGGGTCCGCGACCGGCTGGCCGCGTTCAAGGTGCCGGTCGCTGTCCGCTTCGTGAAGGACACGCTGCCGAGGAACGCCAACGGCAAGATCCTGAAGAAGGAGTTGAAGGCGATGTTCGCGGGGCAGGAAGCGGCATAG
- a CDS encoding serine hydrolase domain-containing protein → MELARPEDHGFDRARLARIDALLDERYVASGKLPHAQILIARDGEIVHFASLGAAREGGAPVDETSLFRIASMTKPITSIAFMMLVEEGKVALDTPVHHILPEFKGIGVYDGGGGGVPFVTKPTAEPMRMVDLLRHTSGLTYGFQNRSNVDAAYRASKLEAWYDNLDLDGFVAALAKLPLEFSPGEAWNYSVSTDVLGAVVQRIAGKPLPEVFRERIFAPLGMDDTFFQVPADKLHRLTDCYTFVPDKGRIMYDRGEESAWARPQTLTSGGGGLVSSALDYHRFCRMCLNGGELDGVRLVSRKTIELMTLNHLPGKSDLATMSRSLFSETQNAGTGFGLGFAVTQDVAKSMIPGSVGEYYWGGMFSTAFFIDPVERVTMVFMTQMSPSNTYPIRRELKTLIYSALT, encoded by the coding sequence ATGGAGCTGGCGCGGCCCGAGGATCACGGTTTCGACCGCGCCCGCCTCGCGCGAATCGATGCGCTGCTCGACGAGCGCTACGTCGCTTCCGGCAAGCTTCCCCACGCCCAGATCCTGATCGCCCGCGATGGCGAGATCGTCCATTTCGCCAGCCTCGGCGCCGCGCGCGAGGGCGGCGCGCCGGTCGACGAGACCAGCCTGTTCCGCATCGCCAGCATGACCAAGCCGATCACCTCGATCGCCTTCATGATGCTGGTCGAGGAGGGCAAGGTCGCGCTCGACACGCCGGTCCACCACATCCTGCCCGAGTTCAAGGGCATCGGCGTCTACGACGGCGGCGGTGGCGGCGTGCCCTTTGTCACCAAACCGACCGCCGAGCCGATGCGGATGGTCGACCTGCTCCGCCACACCTCCGGCCTCACCTATGGCTTCCAGAACCGCTCCAACGTCGATGCCGCTTATCGCGCGAGCAAGCTCGAGGCATGGTACGACAACCTCGATCTCGACGGCTTCGTCGCCGCGCTGGCTAAGCTGCCGCTCGAATTCTCCCCGGGCGAGGCATGGAACTATTCGGTGTCGACCGACGTGCTCGGCGCCGTCGTCCAGCGCATCGCCGGCAAGCCGCTGCCGGAGGTCTTCCGCGAACGCATCTTTGCCCCGCTCGGCATGGACGACACCTTCTTCCAGGTGCCGGCGGACAAGCTCCACCGGCTGACCGACTGCTACACCTTCGTGCCCGACAAGGGCCGCATCATGTACGATCGCGGCGAGGAGTCGGCCTGGGCCAGGCCCCAGACGCTGACCTCGGGCGGCGGCGGGCTGGTGTCGAGCGCGCTCGATTATCACCGCTTCTGCCGCATGTGCCTGAACGGCGGCGAGCTGGACGGCGTGCGGCTGGTCTCGCGCAAGACGATCGAGCTGATGACGCTCAACCACCTGCCCGGCAAATCCGACCTCGCCACCATGTCGCGCTCATTGTTCAGCGAGACCCAGAACGCCGGCACCGGCTTCGGCCTCGGCTTCGCGGTGACGCAGGATGTCGCGAAGTCGATGATCCCGGGCAGCGTCGGCGAATATTATTGGGGCGGCATGTTCTCAACCGCCTTCTTCATCGATCCGGTCGAGCGCGTCACCATGGTCTTCATGACCCAGATGTCGCCCTCCAATACCTATCCGATCCGGCGCGAGCTCAAGACGCTGATCTACTCGGCGTTGACCTAA
- a CDS encoding 3-hydroxyacyl-CoA dehydrogenase NAD-binding domain-containing protein: MSTTLAATPVRTERHDDVLVIISDNPPVNALGAGVRQGLDAGIKEAAADPAIKAVVIRCDGRTFFAGADITEFGKPPVEPWLPAVVDAIEALDKPVVAAIHGTAFGGGCEVALGCHYRIAVPSAKLGTPEVKLGLLPGAGGTQRIPRIAGVKLALEMTALGDPISAERALDAGLIDRLAGEDSLEPDAVTFAREVADWRPLPRASEKSVTPDPEAVEAFRQANARRFRGFEAPFANIACVEKAASGASFADGIAFERQEFMKLMMGTQSAAQRHIFFAERKASKIDDVPEDTKLRDIRKVGVIGAGTMGGGISMNFLSAGIPVTIVEMAQEALDRGTATIRKNYEATAAKGRITAAQVEKAMGLLTPTLDFDALANCDLVIEAVYESMDVKKEVFGKLDHVAKPGAILASNTSYLNIDEIAAAISRPEDVLGMHFFSPANVMKLLEVVRGAKTAPDVLATVMALAKTIRKVAVVAGVCFGFIGNRMLMPRQIEANKLLMEGASPEQIDKVHVEFGMPMGPFQMSDLAGVDIGWHRDPTRIESIRDALCAEGRWGQKKGAGFYDYDEKRNPTPSPRVAEIIEEFRKKTGTPQHAVTDEEIVERTLYPMVNEGAKILAEGMAQRASDIDVVWIYGYGWPVYRGGPMFWANTVGLKAIVDGLEKHGFDVAPLLREKAEKGERF, translated from the coding sequence ATGTCCACCACCTTGGCCGCTACCCCCGTCCGCACCGAACGCCACGACGACGTCCTCGTCATCATCTCCGACAACCCGCCGGTGAACGCGCTCGGCGCCGGGGTGCGCCAGGGATTGGACGCCGGCATCAAGGAAGCCGCCGCCGATCCGGCGATCAAGGCGGTAGTGATCCGCTGCGACGGCCGCACTTTCTTCGCCGGCGCCGACATCACCGAGTTCGGCAAGCCCCCGGTCGAGCCCTGGCTGCCCGCCGTGGTCGACGCGATCGAGGCGCTCGACAAGCCGGTGGTGGCGGCGATCCACGGCACCGCGTTCGGCGGCGGCTGCGAGGTGGCGCTCGGTTGCCATTACCGCATCGCCGTGCCCTCGGCGAAGCTCGGCACGCCCGAGGTCAAGCTCGGCCTGCTCCCCGGCGCGGGCGGCACCCAGCGCATTCCGCGTATCGCCGGCGTCAAGCTGGCGCTGGAGATGACCGCGCTCGGCGACCCGATCTCCGCCGAACGGGCACTCGACGCAGGTCTCATCGACCGCCTCGCCGGCGAGGACAGCCTGGAGCCCGATGCGGTCACCTTCGCCCGCGAAGTCGCCGACTGGCGCCCCCTGCCCCGCGCCTCGGAAAAGAGCGTGACGCCCGATCCCGAGGCGGTCGAGGCATTCAGACAAGCCAACGCCCGCCGCTTCCGCGGCTTCGAGGCGCCGTTCGCCAACATCGCCTGCGTCGAGAAGGCGGCGTCCGGCGCGAGCTTCGCCGACGGCATCGCCTTCGAGCGGCAGGAATTCATGAAGCTGATGATGGGCACCCAATCGGCCGCCCAGCGCCATATCTTCTTCGCCGAGCGCAAGGCCTCGAAGATCGACGACGTGCCCGAGGACACCAAGCTGCGCGACATCCGCAAGGTCGGCGTGATCGGCGCCGGCACGATGGGCGGCGGCATCAGCATGAACTTCCTGTCCGCCGGCATCCCGGTGACGATCGTCGAGATGGCGCAGGAGGCGCTCGATCGCGGCACGGCCACGATCCGCAAGAACTACGAGGCCACGGCCGCCAAGGGCCGCATCACCGCCGCGCAGGTCGAAAAGGCGATGGGCCTGCTCACTCCCACGCTCGACTTCGACGCCCTCGCCAACTGCGACCTCGTCATCGAGGCGGTCTATGAGAGCATGGACGTCAAGAAGGAGGTGTTCGGCAAGCTCGATCATGTAGCCAAGCCCGGTGCGATCCTCGCCTCCAACACCAGCTACCTCAACATCGACGAGATCGCCGCGGCCATCTCACGGCCTGAGGATGTGCTGGGGATGCACTTCTTCTCGCCCGCCAACGTGATGAAGCTGCTCGAGGTCGTGCGCGGGGCGAAAACCGCACCCGACGTGCTGGCGACGGTGATGGCGCTCGCCAAGACGATCCGCAAGGTCGCGGTGGTCGCCGGCGTCTGCTTCGGCTTCATCGGCAACCGCATGCTGATGCCGCGTCAGATCGAGGCCAACAAGCTCCTGATGGAGGGCGCCAGCCCCGAGCAGATCGACAAGGTCCATGTCGAGTTCGGCATGCCGATGGGCCCCTTCCAGATGAGCGACCTCGCCGGCGTCGACATCGGCTGGCACCGCGACCCGACCCGCATCGAAAGCATCCGCGACGCGCTCTGCGCCGAGGGCCGCTGGGGCCAGAAGAAGGGCGCGGGCTTCTACGACTATGACGAGAAGCGCAATCCGACGCCGTCCCCGCGCGTCGCCGAGATCATCGAGGAGTTCCGCAAGAAGACCGGCACGCCCCAACACGCGGTGACCGACGAGGAGATCGTCGAGCGCACGCTCTACCCGATGGTCAACGAGGGCGCGAAGATCCTTGCCGAAGGGATGGCCCAGCGCGCGTCGGACATCGATGTGGTGTGGATCTACGGCTACGGCTGGCCGGTCTATCGCGGCGGGCCGATGTTCTGGGCGAACACGGTGGGGCTCAAGGCGATCGTCGACGGGCTGGAGAAGCACGGCTTCGACGTGGCCCCGCTGCTGCGCGAGAAGGCGGAGAAGGGGGAACGGTTCTGA
- a CDS encoding amidase family protein — protein sequence MKTARETVAAIAAGETSARAEVESAIARIESGDAAINAVVVRDFDRARAAADAADRRIMEGERTPLLGLPMTVKESFDVAGLPTSWGFVEHRDYVPTADAEAVKRLRNAGAIILGKTNVPPALADLQADNPVYGRTNNPHDPERVAGGSSGGSAAALAAGYVALELGSDIGGSIRVPAAFNGVWGHKPTYAALSSEGHHFPRTDGARAAMAVIGPLARDPDDLALALDILASQPLPRPAPREPGEWRVLILDGHPSAKVAAPIRDALDALARAFERVGARIDRDSPLLPDLAEQHRHYMHMLNIAITRGIPPEGKPAPTLAEWFGLNDHQARNRRRWNRLFADYDAVITPTLGITAFPHDPTPLAERQLVIDGEPTPFGAQFAFPGLATFPMLPATSVPIAVDPDGLPIGVQVIADTLADHTAIAVAKAAHDLMRTER from the coding sequence ATGAAAACCGCCCGCGAAACCGTCGCCGCCATCGCCGCTGGCGAAACCTCCGCCCGCGCCGAGGTTGAATCCGCCATCGCCCGCATCGAATCCGGCGACGCCGCGATCAACGCCGTCGTCGTCCGCGATTTCGACCGCGCTCGCGCCGCCGCCGACGCGGCCGACCGCCGCATCATGGAGGGCGAGCGCACCCCGCTGCTCGGCCTGCCGATGACGGTGAAGGAAAGCTTCGACGTCGCCGGTCTCCCCACGAGCTGGGGATTCGTCGAGCATCGCGACTATGTGCCCACGGCCGATGCGGAGGCGGTGAAGCGCCTCAGGAACGCCGGCGCGATCATCCTCGGCAAGACCAACGTGCCCCCCGCGCTCGCCGACCTCCAGGCCGACAACCCTGTCTACGGCCGCACCAACAACCCCCACGATCCCGAGCGGGTCGCGGGCGGCTCCTCCGGCGGCTCGGCGGCCGCGCTGGCAGCCGGCTACGTCGCGCTGGAACTGGGCTCCGACATCGGCGGCTCGATCCGCGTCCCCGCCGCCTTCAACGGCGTCTGGGGCCACAAGCCGACCTATGCCGCCCTCTCCTCCGAAGGCCATCATTTCCCCCGTACCGACGGCGCCCGCGCGGCGATGGCGGTGATCGGCCCGCTGGCGCGCGATCCGGACGATCTCGCCCTCGCGCTCGACATCCTGGCCAGCCAGCCGCTCCCCAGACCCGCTCCGCGCGAGCCTGGCGAATGGCGCGTGCTGATCCTTGACGGCCACCCTTCCGCCAAGGTCGCCGCCCCGATCCGCGACGCGCTCGATGCCCTTGCCCGCGCCTTCGAGCGCGTCGGCGCGCGTATCGACCGCGACAGCCCGCTGCTCCCCGACCTCGCCGAGCAGCACCGCCACTACATGCACATGCTGAACATCGCGATCACCCGCGGCATCCCGCCCGAGGGAAAGCCGGCGCCGACGCTGGCCGAATGGTTCGGCCTCAACGACCACCAGGCCCGCAACCGCCGCCGCTGGAACCGCCTGTTCGCCGACTATGACGCGGTGATCACGCCAACGCTCGGCATCACCGCCTTCCCGCACGACCCGACCCCGCTCGCCGAACGCCAGCTGGTGATCGACGGCGAGCCCACGCCGTTCGGCGCGCAGTTCGCCTTCCCCGGCCTCGCCACCTTCCCGATGCTGCCCGCGACCAGCGTGCCGATCGCCGTCGATCCCGACGGCCTGCCGATTGGCGTTCAGGTGATCGCCGACACGCTCGCCGACCACACCGCGATCGCCGTGGCCAAGGCCGCGCACGACCTGATGAGGACTGAGAGATGA